A stretch of the Rosa rugosa chromosome 5, drRosRugo1.1, whole genome shotgun sequence genome encodes the following:
- the LOC133709065 gene encoding transcription initiation factor TFIID subunit 7-like, producing MEEQFVLRVPPSVAERLDHLLSENASSDDKSLDLSFEEDGRSGTFVIGNDRFPASLLDLPTVVESYKTYDDSVLIKTADIGQMIMVRDPNDPAPDTVEYRHGLTPPMRDARKRRFRREPDLNPELVQRVEQDLLNISAGGPADNVDIEVAEQEKNRDGKAGNTSKNPAPAPESKNDIPEAATNTGEPDGEPDRSDSDESDDSI from the exons ATGGAGGAGCAATTCGTACTCAGAGTCCCACCTTCAGTTGCAGAGAGATTAGATCATCTTCTCAGCGAGAATGCTTCTTCAGACGACAAGTCGTTGGATTTGTCTTTCGAAG AGGATGGCCGGAGTGGAACATTTGTAATTGGCAATGACCGGTTCCCTGCATCGCTCTTGGATCTTCCTACTGTTGTGGAATCCTACAAAACGTATGATGATAGTGTGTTAATTAAGACTGCAGATATTGGTCAG ATGATTATGGTTAGAGATCCAAATGATCCTGCTCCAGATACAGTTGAGTACAGGCATGGTCTCACCCCTCCGATGAGGGATGCTCGAAAGCGAAGATTTCGCAGGGAGCCTGATCTAAAT CCCGAGCTTGTCCAGCGTGTTGAGCAAGATCTGCTGAACATTAGTGCTGGTGGACCAGCTGACAATGTGGATAT TGAAGTAGCTGAGCAAGAGAAAAATCGAGATGGCAAGGCTGGTAATACAAGTAAAAACCCTGCACCAGCACCTGAATCAAAAAATGATATTCCTGAGGCTGCTACAAACACAGGGGAGCCTGATGGAGAGCCTGATAGAAGTGATTCGGATGAATCTGACGATTCAATTTGA